In Bacteriovorax stolpii, a single genomic region encodes these proteins:
- a CDS encoding phosphatase PAP2 family protein, with product MKITTCVLALLISLQTMAGTTLNLDYGAILKDLESCKRSFYGCTVEQELEIARFRGTVLDSYTLDNYLSQDKEKSIFVPLALDNSELLTLAAATSLGIVAFSNDQELMNVVQSHKSNITEPLATVGNFLGTGQAGLGIAAGSYFLGMYFQNNKLKKAGLFIVGASLASSIATGAAKEAFRRERPNKGDGPYQFFKDGNKSFYSGHTAQAFTVATVISEMFKEDYPVVPYVAYGIAAITAYARMHDQAHWASDVIIGAVAGHLITKLALNAMTGNKENRSGIEIYPGVDERGNFMIYLEWKGKQTQAPLKCSKMPEGMKKVEACLAEGFAKAAR from the coding sequence ATGAAAATTACAACATGTGTACTTGCTCTTCTCATCTCTCTTCAAACAATGGCCGGGACAACTCTCAACCTGGATTACGGGGCGATTCTAAAAGACCTAGAGTCATGTAAGAGATCATTTTACGGATGCACCGTTGAGCAAGAACTCGAGATTGCCAGATTCAGAGGGACAGTTCTTGATTCATACACATTAGATAATTATCTTTCACAAGATAAAGAAAAATCCATCTTTGTTCCGCTAGCTTTAGACAACTCGGAACTACTGACTCTTGCAGCGGCGACAAGTTTAGGGATTGTTGCTTTTTCTAACGACCAGGAACTCATGAATGTTGTTCAGTCACATAAATCTAATATCACAGAGCCCCTGGCCACAGTTGGTAACTTTCTTGGAACTGGACAAGCTGGACTTGGAATCGCAGCTGGTTCATATTTTCTTGGAATGTATTTCCAAAACAATAAATTAAAGAAGGCCGGACTTTTTATTGTTGGGGCCTCTCTCGCCTCATCAATTGCCACAGGAGCTGCCAAAGAGGCCTTTAGAAGAGAGAGACCAAATAAAGGAGATGGACCGTACCAATTCTTTAAAGACGGTAATAAGTCATTTTACTCAGGCCACACGGCCCAGGCCTTTACGGTCGCGACAGTGATCTCTGAAATGTTTAAAGAAGACTATCCGGTTGTTCCTTACGTTGCCTACGGTATTGCCGCGATTACTGCCTATGCACGCATGCATGATCAGGCACACTGGGCCTCAGATGTTATTATTGGAGCTGTCGCTGGTCACTTAATCACTAAGCTTGCCCTTAATGCCATGACAGGAAACAAAGAGAATAGATCTGGAATTGAAATCTACCCTGGCGTAGATGAGCGCGGGAATTTTATGATTTACCTTGAATGGAAAGGTAAACAAACTCAGGCACCACTAAAATGTTCAAAAATGCCGGAAGGGATGAAAAAAGTTGAGGCGTGTTTAGCAGAAGGTTTTGCAAAGGCCGCAAGATAA
- a CDS encoding ORF6N domain-containing protein, giving the protein MKFTVEKIETMIYMIRGHRVMLDSDLAKLYGVETKRLKEQVRRNIDRFPSDFLIEPNSSELATLRSQIATLDRKSAENYVFKHTPYLFTENGVAMLSSVLQSKEAIQVNITIMRTFTKLRSFLAMESSLKEEVDHLKTSTNQLFKVVFERLDNLEEEITPKLPANRKKISLREK; this is encoded by the coding sequence GTGAAATTCACTGTCGAAAAAATTGAAACGATGATTTACATGATTCGTGGGCACAGAGTGATGCTTGATAGTGATTTGGCAAAATTATATGGAGTTGAAACAAAACGTTTAAAAGAGCAAGTAAGGCGCAATATTGATCGATTTCCATCTGACTTTTTAATTGAACCGAATTCAAGTGAGTTAGCTACCCTAAGGTCGCAAATTGCGACCTTAGATAGAAAAAGCGCTGAGAATTATGTTTTTAAGCATACCCCTTATTTATTCACAGAAAATGGAGTGGCAATGCTCTCAAGTGTTTTGCAGAGTAAGGAGGCCATTCAAGTGAATATCACTATTATGCGTACATTTACGAAGCTAAGAAGTTTTTTGGCAATGGAGTCTTCTTTAAAAGAAGAGGTTGATCATTTGAAAACCAGTACGAATCAGCTTTTTAAGGTTGTTTTTGAAAGATTGGATAATCTTGAGGAGGAGATTACGCCAAAACTCCCTGCGAATCGAAAAAAAATTAGTCTAAGAGAGAAGTGA
- a CDS encoding HU family DNA-binding protein — MTKADLIAALEKQANLTHKQAETIINITFDSMIKALYEDERIEIRGFGSFANRNYKAYEGRNPKTGKIVKVPPKKVPFFKVGKELKEMVDEGKDKYVIREA; from the coding sequence ATGACTAAGGCAGATTTGATTGCAGCTCTTGAAAAACAAGCTAACCTTACTCACAAGCAAGCTGAGACAATCATCAATATCACATTCGACAGCATGATTAAGGCGCTTTACGAGGACGAGAGAATCGAAATCAGAGGCTTCGGGTCATTTGCTAACAGAAACTATAAAGCGTACGAAGGCCGCAACCCTAAGACCGGGAAAATCGTAAAAGTTCCACCTAAGAAAGTACCATTCTTCAAAGTTGGTAAGGAACTTAAAGAGATGGTGGATGAAGGCAAGGATAAGTACGTTATCCGCGAAGCATAG